One Acidobacteriota bacterium genomic window, CCATCCTCGTTGCAGGGTGTTTCCGGAGCCCGTCTGCACCCGCAGCGAGGAGCGGGGCGGGATGACGAACTCGACGCTGGAGTCGGTCCCGCCCACCCCGGCGATGGGCAGGCTGAGCGGCTGTCCGTCGATGCCGATAAAGTCGACTTGGCCGTTGGCCTCCTCAAAGCCCAAGTTGACCAGGGTGATGAGCGTCGATTGCCCCTCGCCGTCGGCGATTTGGGGGAAGAAAATCTCCCCCGAGGGTTCCCAGATCTCCATTACTTCAGGGAAGAGGGCGAACAACTGCCCCTCGTGCCCCACCAGCCCTCTCAAATCGGGCGCCGGCAGGCGCGCCAGCAAGACGCCGCTGAAAGCGTCGCGGATGAGGATGTCGTCACCCAGGGCGTAAACCAGGTTGTTGTTGAGCAAGGAGGGAAAGCGCAGTCCACTGCCATCTTCGGTGATGACGGTCAGCAGATCTCCATTGTCAGGGTCGTGGACCCGGATTTCGGCCGCCCCGGCTCCGTTGTCCTCCAGGAACACATAGAGGCGATCATAGCCCAGAGCCAAGCCGCCCGGGGCCAGGGTGAAGCCATCTGTCTCAACCCAAGCCAGGGTTTGGTCCGAGACGCGGATGGCGCCGTAAGCGCTCGCGACCGGGTTGGTGGCGAAGACATACTTCTCGGTGGCGGCCAAGGAGGAACCGGCGGAACCGATAAAGGCCAGCGACCAAAGGGTGGAGCCGTCGCTGAGAGCATGTGCGTTGAGCGTGCCGTCCTGCTGCAGGACATAAGCCCGGTCTCCCTGCATCACCAGCGGAGCTTCACCCACAGTGGAGTCCACTTCCCACAAGGTGATTCCGGTGGAGGCTTGGCGGGCCGCCACTTTCTGATCTCCGGCATAGAGGGCCAAGTCGCCCGTCACGACCGGATGGCGGCCCTGCGAACTGCCGACAGTGACGTCTTGCCAGATCTCGCTCAGAACGGAGACGCGGATAGCCTTGACGGTGGAGGTGGCCGGTCCGCCCAGGAGCAGAATATCGTTGGCGTAGGAGGGCGTGAAGTTCAGCATCTCTTCGGTGCCCAGGAAGGTGGTGGTCAAAAGAGGCGTCAGGACGTCCGCCTGCTGGCGCAGGTCGAAGAGACTGTAGCGGACGGGGTCGACTCCGTCGGAACTCTCGCCCACAACCAAGAAATCCTCGAAGGCCGTGCAGCCCCGGGCGTCGTCCACTCCTCCCAGTGTCAGGGAGCGGATCATGCGCAGGGGTGCATTGAAGTTGCCCATGTGGGCATTCAAGCCGGTGCGTTGGGGGTTGTAGCCGGCTGTGGCTTGGTCGCCGACGTTCTGAGCCGCAGCCGTTCCCGCCAAGAACAGAAAAAGGGCCCCAAGGGCAATCGTCTGTCGCATCGAAGTCCTCCAAATACTCTTCCATAGAGAGAAAGATGTCCTCATAGCTGCCCCCTATCATGCATCATCGCTCTGCTGTTTCCTACAAAAAAGCGAATAAACTCGCCGAAAGGAATCTCACTCGTCCTTGCGCAGGTCCAGATCCTTCATTTTCTGCTGCAAGCTCTGGCGGTGGATGCCTATGGCTTGGGCGGTGTGGGTGATGTTGTGGTCGTGCCGGCGCAGTTGCCATTGCAGGTAGCGCTTCTCGAATTCCTCGCGGGCTTCTTTGAAGTCGAGCCGGAAGAACGGTTCCAGATGCAGTCCGCTGGTGTCGACGCCGCTCCCTGGAAGGTAGTTGCGCACCTCTTCGGGAAGTTGTTCCACTCCCGTTTCTTCTTCGTTGCCCAGCACCACCAGCCGCTCGATCATGTTGCGCAACTGGCGCACGTTGCCTGGGAAGTGGAAGGCAGCCAGCCTGGACAGCGCCTGGTCGCTGAAGCGCGGCTTGGGGCGCTGGTGCTTGGCGGCGAAAATCTGGCTGAAATATTCGACCAGGGCGGGGACGTCCTCGCGACGCATGCGCAGGGGAGGCACCTCGATCCGCACCACCTCCAGGCGATAGTAGAGGTCTTCGCGAAAGCTTCCTTCCGTGACCATCTCCTTGAGGTCGCGGTTGGTGGCGCTGACCAGGCGGACGTCTACTTGGACGGCCTGGTTGCCGCCCAGCCGCTCGATGCGCTTGTCTTCGATCACGCGCAGGATCTTGGCCTGGGTCTCAACCGGCATGTCGCCCACCTCGTCCAGAAAGAGCGTGCCTCCGTCGGCCTGCTCGAACTTGCCCAGACGGCGCTGGGAGGCGCCCGTGAAGGCTCCCTTTTCGTGACCGAAGAGTTCGCTTTCGATCAGGTTCTCGGGGATGGCCGCGCAATTGACGCAGA contains:
- a CDS encoding sigma-54 dependent transcriptional regulator, with the protein product MKILIVDDEETARYGMRKTLAVRGKVFEAGNLTAARRIFQEERPELVLLDLRLEGEDGFDLLDELMAEDLPPLVIIITAHGSEKIAVEAMRRGAFHYVAKPFEIDELRLIVRNAARQIELRQENVNLKAELAAASGYGDLIGSSEAMKRVYGLVEKVAETDVTVLLTGESGSGKELVAREIHRRSPRASKPLVCVNCAAIPENLIESELFGHEKGAFTGASQRRLGKFEQADGGTLFLDEVGDMPVETQAKILRVIEDKRIERLGGNQAVQVDVRLVSATNRDLKEMVTEGSFREDLYYRLEVVRIEVPPLRMRREDVPALVEYFSQIFAAKHQRPKPRFSDQALSRLAAFHFPGNVRQLRNMIERLVVLGNEEETGVEQLPEEVRNYLPGSGVDTSGLHLEPFFRLDFKEAREEFEKRYLQWQLRRHDHNITHTAQAIGIHRQSLQQKMKDLDLRKDE
- a CDS encoding PQQ-binding-like beta-propeller repeat protein; the protein is MRQTIALGALFLFLAGTAAAQNVGDQATAGYNPQRTGLNAHMGNFNAPLRMIRSLTLGGVDDARGCTAFEDFLVVGESSDGVDPVRYSLFDLRQQADVLTPLLTTTFLGTEEMLNFTPSYANDILLLGGPATSTVKAIRVSVLSEIWQDVTVGSSQGRHPVVTGDLALYAGDQKVAARQASTGITLWEVDSTVGEAPLVMQGDRAYVLQQDGTLNAHALSDGSTLWSLAFIGSAGSSLAATEKYVFATNPVASAYGAIRVSDQTLAWVETDGFTLAPGGLALGYDRLYVFLEDNGAGAAEIRVHDPDNGDLLTVITEDGSGLRFPSLLNNNLVYALGDDILIRDAFSGVLLARLPAPDLRGLVGHEGQLFALFPEVMEIWEPSGEIFFPQIADGEGQSTLITLVNLGFEEANGQVDFIGIDGQPLSLPIAGVGGTDSSVEFVIPPRSSLRVQTGSGNTLQRGWAVVSADQDVRGSALFQFSSAGTVLFEAGVAQSTAVGEALVFIQKDIGLSPVDGVTEVNFSTGVALANPSQQDAEVEMTLVDDDGVIVATITLPLAAGNQDSRFIEEFFPDDVGETFEGTLRLSSDVPVIVTSLRTSGGFQLSSLPAGQAR